In the genome of Carnobacterium pleistocenium FTR1, one region contains:
- a CDS encoding diacylglycerol kinase, protein MRARVIYNPTSGREIVKRNLVEIFQIYEEAGYETSAYATTPEPKSAQNEAERAARAGFDLIVAAGGDGTINEVVNGIAGLSKRPKLAIIPAGTTNDYARALHIPRNNLVEAAKIIQKEQTFFMDVGEAVMGEKLSYFINIGGGGMLTEITYDVPSQLKTIFGYLAYFVKGAEMLPRIKPIPMHIEYDDGTFEGEATMFLVALTNSIGGFEQIAPDALLDDGKFTLIIVKTSNLPDVLRLVAQVLNGGKHMSNSNILYKKTSKIIARPGNSSKMMINLDGEYGGNAPVVFSNLHQHIEIIASTDDLQNATEDKDKASEGLEDAFIKEVEELTNTDINGDGEIHSSKKEAHEK, encoded by the coding sequence ATGCGAGCAAGAGTAATCTATAATCCTACTTCGGGTCGTGAAATAGTCAAAAGAAATCTAGTGGAAATCTTTCAAATTTATGAAGAAGCCGGATATGAAACAAGTGCTTATGCGACCACTCCTGAGCCGAAATCTGCTCAAAATGAAGCTGAAAGAGCAGCGAGAGCGGGCTTTGATTTGATTGTAGCAGCAGGTGGAGATGGCACGATCAATGAAGTCGTAAATGGGATCGCTGGTTTGAGCAAGAGACCCAAACTGGCAATCATCCCTGCCGGAACAACGAATGACTACGCTAGAGCTTTACACATCCCGCGAAATAATTTAGTCGAAGCAGCAAAAATCATTCAAAAAGAGCAGACCTTTTTTATGGATGTTGGGGAAGCCGTTATGGGAGAAAAGTTATCCTACTTCATCAATATTGGTGGCGGCGGAATGCTGACCGAAATAACTTATGATGTTCCGTCACAATTGAAAACGATCTTTGGCTATTTGGCTTACTTCGTCAAAGGAGCTGAAATGTTGCCACGCATCAAGCCGATCCCGATGCACATCGAATACGATGATGGGACGTTTGAAGGAGAAGCAACGATGTTTTTAGTCGCCCTCACCAATTCAATTGGCGGTTTTGAACAAATTGCTCCGGATGCTTTATTAGATGATGGCAAATTCACATTGATCATCGTGAAAACATCTAATTTACCGGATGTGTTGCGTTTAGTAGCCCAAGTTTTAAATGGTGGCAAACACATGTCCAATTCTAATATCTTATACAAAAAAACCAGCAAAATTATCGCACGTCCAGGTAACTCATCGAAGATGATGATCAACTTGGATGGCGAATATGGCGGAAACGCACCAGTAGTTTTTTCAAATCTACACCAACACATTGAAATCATTGCATCTACAGACGATCTCCAAAATGCTACGGAAGATAAAGATAAGGCTTCTGAAGGATTAGAAGATGCCTTTATCAAAGAAGTGGAGGAATTGACCAACACCGATATCAACGGAGACGGAGAAATTCACTCATCAAAAAAAGAAGCTCATGAGAAATAG
- the gatB gene encoding Asp-tRNA(Asn)/Glu-tRNA(Gln) amidotransferase subunit GatB, giving the protein MNFETVIGLEVHVELKTDSKMFSPAPAHFGAEPNTNTNVIDWGYPGVLPVINKGAIEFGMKAALALNCEIAQDTKFDRKNYFYPDNPKAYQISQFDQPIGYNGWIEIEVAGKKKKIRIERLHLEEDAGKNIHGTDGYSYVDLNRQGTPLVEIVSEADMRSPEEAYAYLEAIKQIVQYTGVSDVKMEEGSMRCDANISIRPIGQEMFGTKTELKNLNSFNFVRRGLAFEEKRQEKILLSGGVIQQETRRYDEATGDTVLMRVKEGSSDYRYFPEPDLPNIVIDEKWVERVKATIPEMPKDRRARYISELGLPEYDAMVLTATKEMSDFFEGTLANGADAKQASNWLMGEVSAYLNSEKLELHNTQLTTANLAGMIHLIADGTISSKIAKKVFHELITAGGDAQGVVEANGWVQLSDPAKLLPIINDILDKNAQSIEDFKNGKDRAVGFFVGQIMKATKGQANPGVVNKLLNDELSKR; this is encoded by the coding sequence ATGAATTTTGAAACAGTAATCGGACTAGAAGTCCACGTAGAATTAAAAACCGACTCAAAAATGTTCTCACCTGCTCCAGCTCATTTTGGTGCAGAACCGAACACAAATACAAATGTTATTGACTGGGGATACCCAGGTGTTTTACCCGTCATCAATAAAGGCGCAATCGAGTTTGGTATGAAGGCTGCTTTAGCCTTGAACTGTGAAATCGCTCAAGATACCAAATTTGACCGCAAAAACTATTTCTATCCAGACAATCCAAAAGCATACCAAATCTCACAATTTGACCAACCCATTGGTTATAATGGCTGGATCGAAATTGAAGTAGCAGGTAAGAAAAAGAAAATCCGCATTGAACGATTGCATTTAGAAGAAGATGCTGGGAAAAATATTCATGGAACCGATGGCTATTCATATGTCGATTTAAACCGTCAAGGCACACCACTAGTCGAAATCGTATCTGAAGCGGATATGCGTTCGCCAGAAGAAGCGTATGCTTATTTGGAAGCTATCAAGCAAATCGTCCAATACACCGGCGTAAGTGATGTGAAGATGGAAGAAGGCTCAATGCGTTGTGATGCCAATATTTCTATTCGTCCAATCGGGCAAGAAATGTTTGGGACTAAAACGGAATTGAAGAACTTGAATTCCTTTAACTTTGTTCGCCGTGGCTTAGCTTTTGAAGAAAAACGTCAAGAAAAAATTCTATTATCTGGTGGAGTCATCCAACAAGAGACAAGACGTTACGATGAAGCAACTGGAGATACTGTTTTGATGCGTGTTAAAGAAGGCTCAAGCGATTACCGTTATTTCCCGGAACCAGATCTACCAAATATTGTGATCGATGAAAAATGGGTCGAACGTGTGAAAGCAACGATTCCAGAAATGCCAAAAGATCGTCGTGCGCGTTACATCAGTGAACTAGGATTACCAGAATACGATGCTATGGTCTTAACGGCAACAAAAGAAATGTCTGATTTCTTTGAAGGCACGTTAGCTAATGGAGCAGATGCTAAACAAGCTTCAAACTGGTTGATGGGTGAAGTTTCAGCTTACTTGAACAGTGAAAAATTGGAATTGCATAACACGCAATTAACAACCGCGAACTTAGCTGGCATGATCCATTTGATCGCCGATGGAACGATCAGTTCGAAAATAGCGAAAAAAGTATTCCACGAATTGATCACAGCTGGTGGAGACGCTCAAGGAGTCGTTGAAGCAAATGGGTGGGTCCAATTAAGTGATCCAGCGAAATTATTGCCAATTATCAATGACATCTTAGATAAAAATGCTCAATCGATCGAAGACTTTAAAAATGGCAAAGATCGCGCTGTTGGTTTCTTTGTTGGTCAAATTATGAAAGCGACAAAAGGACAAGCAAATCCTGGAGTGGTGAATAAACTATTAAATGATGAATTAAGCAAACGCTAA
- the gatA gene encoding Asp-tRNA(Asn)/Glu-tRNA(Gln) amidotransferase subunit GatA, which yields MNITNYTIEELHELLVKKEVTAQDVVKAVFARINETEEKIGAFITLTEEKALEQAREIDAAGIDPTNILSGIPIGIKDNIVTNGTLTTAGSKILEDFVPIYDATVSKKLKEVNMISVGKLNMDEFAMGGSTETSYYKTTHNPWNLDKVPGGSSGGSAAAVAAGQIPASLGTDTGGSIRQPAAFNGIVGMKPTYGRVSRFGLIAFGSSLDQIGPLTRTVKDNALVLNAISGHDANDSMSYEGTVPDFTAGIEAGVKGMKIGVPTEYLNEKGLETGVKEAVLKAIETFKSLGAIVEEVSLPHSKYGVPAYYIIASSEASSNLQRFDGVRYGYRSTEAKTLDEVFIKSRTEGFGMEVKRRIMLGTFSLSSGFYDAHFKKAGQTRTLIRQDFDKVFKEFDLILGPTTPTTAFGIGEQIDDPIAMYLSDILTVPVNLAGVPAISIPCGFSNELPVGLQLIGNHFDEQTIYQAAYAFEQATDFHQAKPSV from the coding sequence ATGAACATAACAAACTATACAATAGAAGAATTGCATGAGTTGTTGGTCAAAAAAGAAGTGACGGCTCAAGATGTCGTAAAAGCTGTATTTGCCCGCATCAACGAAACAGAAGAAAAAATTGGCGCTTTTATTACACTGACTGAAGAAAAAGCTCTTGAACAAGCACGTGAAATTGACGCAGCAGGTATTGACCCAACGAATATTCTTTCGGGTATACCGATTGGGATCAAAGATAATATTGTAACCAATGGCACACTTACAACAGCCGGTAGTAAAATTTTGGAAGACTTTGTTCCAATTTACGATGCAACCGTATCGAAAAAATTAAAAGAAGTAAATATGATCTCTGTTGGGAAACTAAACATGGATGAATTCGCTATGGGCGGAAGTACAGAGACGTCTTACTATAAAACAACTCATAACCCATGGAATCTGGACAAAGTACCTGGTGGTTCTTCAGGTGGCTCTGCAGCAGCAGTAGCAGCAGGTCAAATTCCAGCATCTTTAGGTACGGATACGGGTGGATCGATCCGTCAACCAGCAGCGTTTAACGGAATCGTTGGGATGAAACCAACTTATGGCCGTGTATCACGTTTTGGTTTGATCGCTTTTGGATCAAGTTTGGACCAAATCGGACCATTGACACGCACTGTTAAAGATAATGCGTTAGTTTTAAATGCCATCAGCGGACATGATGCAAATGACTCTATGAGCTATGAAGGAACAGTTCCAGACTTCACTGCCGGCATTGAAGCAGGCGTCAAAGGAATGAAAATTGGTGTCCCAACAGAATACTTGAATGAAAAAGGCTTAGAAACAGGCGTGAAAGAAGCGGTTCTTAAAGCAATCGAAACATTTAAATCTTTAGGTGCAATCGTTGAAGAAGTTAGCTTGCCTCATTCAAAATATGGTGTACCGGCTTACTACATCATCGCTTCATCTGAAGCTTCTTCAAACTTGCAACGTTTTGACGGCGTTCGTTATGGGTACCGTTCAACCGAAGCAAAAACACTTGATGAAGTTTTCATAAAATCACGAACAGAAGGCTTTGGTATGGAAGTGAAACGTCGTATCATGCTTGGGACTTTCTCATTGAGCTCCGGTTTTTATGATGCTCACTTTAAAAAAGCTGGCCAAACAAGAACCTTGATCAGACAAGACTTTGATAAAGTATTCAAAGAATTTGATTTGATTTTAGGGCCAACAACGCCTACAACTGCATTTGGCATTGGTGAACAAATCGATGATCCAATTGCGATGTACCTAAGCGATATTTTAACGGTACCTGTTAATTTAGCAGGTGTACCAGCAATCTCTATTCCATGTGGTTTTTCAAATGAGCTACCAGTTGGTTTACAATTGATTGGAAATCATTTCGATGAACAAACGATTTATCAAGCGGCATACGCTTTTGAACAAGCAACTGATTTTCATCAAGCAAAACCAAGTGTGTAG
- the gatC gene encoding Asp-tRNA(Asn)/Glu-tRNA(Gln) amidotransferase subunit GatC: MAITEEDVKHVAKLAKLEISDKGIAHFTEQMDAIIHMVEQLEELDTENVPVMIHGMRTYNVMREDKAVKGTDRELLFTNVKSEKDGFIKVPAIMDNGEAGA, encoded by the coding sequence ATGGCTATTACTGAAGAGGACGTAAAACACGTCGCAAAATTAGCAAAACTAGAAATTAGCGATAAAGGCATTGCTCATTTCACAGAACAAATGGATGCAATCATTCATATGGTGGAACAATTAGAAGAATTAGATACTGAAAATGTACCGGTCATGATCCACGGCATGCGTACATATAACGTGATGCGCGAGGACAAAGCGGTTAAAGGAACAGATCGTGAATTGCTATTTACAAATGTAAAATCAGAAAAAGATGGCTTTATCAAAGTTCCTGCAATAATGGATAACGGGGAGGCAGGAGCATAA